A part of Agromyces protaetiae genomic DNA contains:
- the dapE gene encoding succinyl-diaminopimelate desuccinylase, whose amino-acid sequence MPDASPTVLDLASDSVALTKAICDFPSVSGDETALADAIVAALAGASHLEVIRDGDTIVARTNLGRARRVVIAGHIDTVPINKNLPSRFETDADGTEYLWGRGTVDMKAGVAVQLKLAAELVEPAYDLTWMWYDHEEVSADLNGLRRLAEHRPDLFAGDFAILGEPSNGQVEGGCNGTLRAEIRTKGLRAHTARSWMGENAVHKLAPALARLAAYEAETVEVDGLAYREGLNAVAVAGGVAGNVVPDEAVLTVNYRFAPSKSVAEASDIVRALFADYDVAIVDAADGARPGLDAALAQEFVAAVGAEARPKYGWTDVARFSALGVPAVNYGPGDPIKAHADDERVPVSQILDVERALRAWLTAD is encoded by the coding sequence ATGCCCGACGCTTCACCGACCGTGCTCGACCTCGCCTCCGACTCCGTCGCGCTCACGAAGGCGATCTGCGACTTCCCGAGCGTGTCGGGCGACGAGACGGCGCTCGCCGATGCGATCGTCGCGGCGCTGGCCGGGGCATCCCATCTCGAGGTCATCCGCGACGGCGACACGATCGTCGCGCGCACGAACCTCGGCCGCGCGCGGCGGGTCGTCATCGCGGGCCACATCGACACCGTGCCGATCAACAAGAACCTGCCGAGCCGATTCGAGACCGACGCCGACGGCACCGAGTACCTGTGGGGGCGCGGCACGGTCGACATGAAAGCGGGCGTCGCCGTGCAGTTGAAGCTCGCGGCCGAGCTCGTCGAGCCCGCCTACGACCTCACGTGGATGTGGTACGACCACGAAGAGGTGTCGGCCGATCTCAACGGTCTGAGGCGCCTCGCCGAGCACCGGCCCGACCTCTTCGCAGGTGACTTCGCCATTCTCGGCGAACCGTCGAACGGGCAGGTCGAGGGCGGCTGCAACGGCACCCTCCGCGCCGAGATCCGCACGAAGGGCCTCCGCGCACACACGGCGCGCAGCTGGATGGGCGAGAACGCCGTGCACAAGCTCGCACCCGCGCTCGCGAGGCTCGCAGCCTACGAGGCCGAGACCGTCGAGGTCGACGGGCTCGCGTACCGTGAGGGGCTCAACGCCGTCGCCGTCGCGGGCGGCGTCGCGGGCAACGTCGTGCCCGACGAGGCCGTGCTGACCGTGAACTACCGTTTCGCGCCGAGCAAATCGGTCGCCGAGGCATCCGACATCGTCAGAGCCCTCTTCGCCGACTACGACGTCGCGATCGTCGACGCCGCCGACGGCGCGCGTCCCGGTCTCGACGCGGCGCTCGCGCAGGAGTTCGTCGCGGCCGTCGGCGCAGAGGCGCGGCCCAAGTACGGCTGGACGGATGTCGCGCGCTTCAGCGCCCTCGGCGTGCCCGCCGTCAACTACGGCCCCGGCGACCCCATCAAGGCGCACGCCGACGACGAGCGGGTGCCGGTGTCGCAGATCCTCGACGTCGAGCGTGCGCTCCGCGCGTGGCTCACCGCGGATTGA
- a CDS encoding DUF3117 domain-containing protein, with protein sequence MAAMKPRTGDGPMEAVKEGRLIIVRVPLEGGGRLVVSVNDAEAKELYDVLGGVVNPA encoded by the coding sequence ATGGCGGCCATGAAGCCACGCACCGGAGACGGGCCGATGGAGGCTGTGAAGGAGGGTCGACTCATCATCGTGCGGGTGCCGCTCGAAGGTGGCGGTCGACTCGTCGTCTCGGTGAACGACGCTGAGGCCAAGGAGCTCTACGACGTCCTCGGCGGCGTCGTGAACCCCGCCTGA
- a CDS encoding O-methyltransferase — protein sequence MSEHDLNWKYVDESVVEHDLVARARQHSLELGIEPVSPAVGAQLAVLAAAARAESIIEVGTGVGVSGLWMLRAARSALLTSIDTETEYQQHARELFAEAGVAPARVRLITGRAAEVLPRMNEASYDLVFIDADAPNVIEYVEHGLRLAKSKGTVVVARVLGKGRVADPARRDETSTAFRTLIGELASSSAVSTAISPAGDGLLQIVKLGA from the coding sequence GTGTCGGAACACGACCTGAACTGGAAGTACGTCGACGAGTCCGTCGTCGAGCACGACCTCGTCGCCCGGGCCAGGCAGCACTCGCTCGAGCTCGGCATCGAGCCGGTCTCGCCCGCCGTGGGGGCGCAGCTCGCGGTGCTCGCGGCCGCGGCGCGCGCCGAGTCGATCATCGAAGTCGGCACGGGCGTGGGCGTCTCAGGGCTCTGGATGCTCCGTGCGGCGCGCTCGGCGCTCTTGACCTCGATCGACACCGAGACCGAGTACCAGCAGCACGCCCGCGAGCTCTTCGCCGAGGCGGGCGTCGCGCCCGCCCGCGTACGTCTCATCACGGGCCGTGCGGCAGAGGTGCTGCCGCGGATGAACGAGGCGTCGTACGATCTCGTCTTCATCGACGCCGACGCGCCGAACGTGATCGAGTACGTCGAGCACGGGTTGCGCCTCGCGAAGTCGAAGGGCACCGTGGTCGTGGCTCGCGTGCTCGGCAAGGGCCGCGTCGCCGATCCCGCACGTCGCGACGAGACATCCACCGCGTTCCGCACGCTCATCGGTGAGCTGGCGTCGTCGTCGGCGGTCTCGACCGCGATCTCCCCCGCGGGAGACGGGTTGCTCCAGATCGTGAAGCTCGGCGCCTGA
- a CDS encoding twin-arginine translocase TatA/TatE family subunit translates to MFGLTFEKLLLIGVIAVFLLGPERLPHYAAKLGQLVRSLRDLANGAKDRMREEMGPEFDEVDWKKLDPRQYDPRRIIREALTDADPFAEPDAKPVVARAAVNENSAYLQRKRTREQLAAGEAAPFDAEAT, encoded by the coding sequence ATGTTCGGTTTGACGTTCGAGAAGCTCCTCCTCATCGGGGTGATCGCCGTCTTCCTGCTCGGCCCTGAACGCCTGCCGCACTACGCCGCGAAGCTCGGCCAGCTCGTGCGGTCGCTCCGAGACCTCGCCAACGGCGCGAAAGACCGCATGCGCGAAGAAATGGGTCCCGAGTTCGACGAGGTCGACTGGAAGAAGCTCGATCCTCGCCAGTACGACCCGCGCCGGATCATCCGCGAAGCGCTGACGGATGCCGACCCCTTCGCCGAGCCCGACGCGAAGCCCGTCGTCGCGCGCGCCGCCGTCAACGAGAACTCGGCCTACCTCCAGCGCAAGCGCACGCGCGAGCAGCTCGCGGCGGGCGAGGCTGCGCCGTTCGACGCCGAGGCGACCTGA
- a CDS encoding succinic semialdehyde dehydrogenase, whose protein sequence is MPAPRTRAARPEPLADDVVASGAEAVWIPSPLTGEPHHELPRSSADDVRDAVARARLAQLAWARAGFAHRERVLLRAHDLLLERREELLDLIQTESGKTRGQGFEELFEAASVTRYNALTAKKVLRGRTRRSGIPTVATARVRYQAKGVVGVITPWNYALSLAAMDVVPALAAGCAVVQKADDQGALSILALRRAYIDAGVPEALWAVVTGPASVVGEALTDEVDYICFTGSTATGRKIAEKAGRRLVGASLELGGKNPLIVLDDADPVKAAQNAAHACFSAMGQLCVSIERIYVHRKIAGPFTSALVDVLEHAKVGTGLGFDADFGVLASETQLARVESQFDDAVSKGATVLVGGTRLPDVAPWAFAPTVVTGVTPDMTLYAEETFGAIAALYLVDSDEEAIIAANASDYGLNAAVFSGDARRATRIANAIAAGSVNINEGYRGSFAAVDAPMGGQKSSGVGRRNGAEGLLRFVEPVTVAKSTGLLQLPRTAKEYEAQAPLLLLLARALRRLRRA, encoded by the coding sequence ATGCCTGCCCCCCGCACCCGAGCAGCACGGCCCGAGCCCCTCGCCGACGACGTCGTCGCGAGCGGTGCCGAGGCCGTCTGGATCCCCTCCCCGCTCACCGGCGAGCCCCACCACGAGCTGCCCCGATCGAGCGCCGACGACGTGCGCGACGCCGTCGCCCGGGCGCGGCTCGCGCAGCTCGCGTGGGCCCGCGCGGGCTTCGCGCACCGCGAGCGCGTGCTGCTGCGCGCCCATGACCTTCTGCTCGAGCGGCGCGAAGAGCTGCTCGACCTCATCCAGACGGAGAGCGGCAAGACCCGCGGGCAGGGCTTCGAGGAGCTCTTCGAGGCCGCGAGCGTCACGCGCTACAACGCGCTCACCGCCAAGAAGGTGCTGCGGGGGCGCACGCGTCGCTCAGGCATCCCGACCGTCGCGACCGCGCGCGTGCGCTATCAGGCGAAGGGCGTCGTCGGCGTCATCACACCGTGGAACTACGCCCTGAGCCTCGCCGCGATGGATGTCGTGCCTGCCCTCGCCGCCGGCTGCGCCGTCGTGCAGAAGGCCGACGACCAGGGCGCGCTCTCGATCCTCGCGCTCCGCCGTGCGTACATCGATGCGGGCGTGCCCGAGGCGCTGTGGGCCGTCGTGACGGGCCCCGCGAGCGTGGTCGGCGAAGCGCTCACCGACGAGGTCGACTACATCTGCTTCACCGGATCGACGGCCACCGGCCGGAAGATCGCCGAGAAGGCCGGCCGCCGCCTCGTCGGTGCGTCGCTCGAACTGGGCGGCAAGAACCCGCTCATCGTCCTCGACGACGCCGACCCCGTGAAGGCCGCGCAGAACGCCGCGCACGCGTGCTTCTCGGCCATGGGGCAACTGTGCGTCTCCATCGAGCGCATCTACGTGCACCGCAAGATCGCGGGCCCCTTCACGTCGGCGCTCGTCGACGTGCTCGAGCACGCGAAGGTCGGCACGGGCCTCGGGTTCGACGCCGACTTCGGGGTGCTCGCCTCCGAGACGCAGCTCGCCCGAGTCGAGTCGCAGTTCGACGACGCCGTCTCGAAGGGCGCGACCGTGCTCGTCGGCGGCACGCGCCTGCCCGACGTCGCGCCGTGGGCATTCGCCCCGACCGTCGTCACGGGCGTCACGCCCGACATGACCCTCTACGCCGAGGAGACGTTCGGCGCGATCGCCGCGCTCTACCTCGTCGACAGCGACGAAGAGGCGATCATCGCGGCGAACGCGAGCGACTACGGCCTCAACGCGGCTGTGTTCAGCGGCGACGCACGTCGCGCGACGCGCATCGCGAACGCCATCGCGGCCGGCAGCGTCAACATCAACGAGGGCTACCGCGGGAGTTTCGCCGCCGTCGACGCGCCCATGGGCGGGCAGAAGTCGTCGGGTGTCGGTCGGCGCAACGGCGCCGAGGGTCTGCTGCGGTTCGTCGAACCGGTCACCGTTGCGAAGTCGACGGGGCTTCTTCAGCTGCCGCGCACCGCGAAGGAGTACGAGGCTCAGGCGCCGTTGCTGCTCCTGCTCGCGCGGGCGCTGCGGCGGCTGCGGCGGGCGTAG